One window of the Silurus meridionalis isolate SWU-2019-XX chromosome 24, ASM1480568v1, whole genome shotgun sequence genome contains the following:
- the si:dkeyp-75b4.10 gene encoding ladderlectin, whose protein sequence is MKIVLVFVLIILITLQLSTCEAAVESKCTGGWKGFGRKCYRYITEAKPWIEAEKYCQQLGGNLASVHSNQTQYQLKRMGKISGKYHRTWIGAQDAVMESTWLWSDGSVFDFMAWHSGEPSHYGGYEHCVEMNYGDEVLWNDARCNTELYFLCQKAANSPNTCKRR, encoded by the exons ATGAagattgttttggtttttgttctGATTATTCTGATCACACTGCAGCTCAGCACCTGTGAAGCAGCAG ttgAATCAAAATGCACTGGTGGTTGGAAAGGCTTTGGGAGAAAGTGTTATAGATACATAACGGAAGCAAAGCCGTGGATAGAAGCTGAG AAATATTGCCAGCAGTTAGGAGGAAACCTCGCATCTGTGCACAGCAATCAAACGCAATATCAACTGAAGAGAATGGGAAAGATCTCCGGCAAATACCATCGCACCTGGATCGGAGCTCAGGATGCAGTGATG GAGTCGACCTGGCTGTGGAGCGATGGCTCTGTGTTTGATTTCATGGCGTGGCATTCTGGAGAACCAAGTCACTATGGAGGATATGAACACTGCGTGGAGATGAACTATGGAG ATGAAGTTCTGTGGAATGACGCCAGGTGCAACACTGAGCTCTACTTTCTGTGTCAGAAAGCAGCAAACAGCCCAAACACCTGTAAAAGAAGATAG